In Curtobacterium sp. TC1, the following proteins share a genomic window:
- a CDS encoding Gfo/Idh/MocA family protein, with product MTALKIAVTSFAHTHAIGYLTALAAMPGVEVRGADPDGVSTGETVIELRGRDLADELGVAYAETYDELLAWGPDAVVVTSENARHRELVEAAAAAGAHVLCEKPLATTWEDGLAIRDAVEAAGVMLMVAFPVRFTSAFDKLRAAHDSGALGQLFSVRGANNGMLPLTRSWFTEPELSGGGAIVDHVVHIADLLEGLMGSAPVTVTAVANRTLHAARAQAETAGLVTITYANGVVAAIDCSWSKPDTSAVWGGLTLDVAGTGGTVSLDFFGAAARGIVAETGLPIESRTGADPDAVMLRTFVDAVRSGVQPQPDVHVGLRTLSIVLAAQESVATGRTVPVPGE from the coding sequence ATGACCGCTCTGAAGATCGCCGTGACGTCGTTCGCGCACACCCACGCGATCGGCTACCTCACCGCCCTCGCCGCGATGCCCGGGGTCGAGGTCCGCGGTGCCGACCCGGACGGCGTCAGCACGGGCGAGACGGTCATCGAGCTGCGCGGCCGCGACCTGGCCGACGAGCTCGGGGTCGCCTACGCGGAGACGTACGACGAGCTGCTCGCCTGGGGCCCGGACGCGGTCGTCGTCACGAGCGAGAACGCCCGGCACCGCGAACTCGTCGAGGCCGCGGCGGCCGCTGGTGCGCACGTCCTGTGCGAGAAGCCGCTCGCGACCACGTGGGAGGACGGTCTCGCGATCCGCGACGCCGTCGAGGCCGCGGGCGTCATGCTCATGGTGGCGTTCCCGGTGCGGTTCACCTCGGCGTTCGACAAGCTCCGCGCGGCGCACGACTCCGGTGCGCTCGGGCAGCTGTTCTCGGTCCGCGGCGCGAACAACGGCATGCTCCCCCTGACCCGGTCGTGGTTCACCGAGCCGGAGCTGTCCGGCGGTGGCGCGATCGTCGACCACGTCGTGCACATCGCGGACCTGCTCGAGGGCCTGATGGGTTCGGCGCCCGTCACCGTCACGGCCGTGGCGAACCGCACGCTGCACGCGGCCCGGGCGCAGGCGGAGACCGCCGGACTCGTCACGATCACGTACGCGAACGGCGTCGTCGCGGCGATCGACTGCTCGTGGAGCAAGCCGGACACCTCGGCGGTGTGGGGTGGGCTGACGCTCGACGTCGCCGGGACGGGCGGCACGGTGTCGCTCGACTTCTTCGGGGCGGCTGCGCGCGGGATCGTCGCGGAGACCGGGCTGCCGATCGAGTCCCGCACCGGCGCCGACCCCGACGCCGTGATGCTCCGGACGTTCGTCGACGCCGTGCGGTCGGGCGTGCAGCCGCAGCCGGACGTGCACGTCGGGCTCCGGACGCTGTCGATCGTGCTCGCGGCGCAGGAGTCGGTGGCGACGGGCCGCACGGTGCCGGTACCCGGCGAGTAG
- a CDS encoding Gfo/Idh/MocA family protein, whose translation MPPTPPRTGLVGAGGIAHAHMPGLLRLGPVVVYAQDSAEDLAAAFGPAAAAAGSSIIVVDSLDDLFAAVDVVDVVTPTFAHAEVVRAALAAGKDVVSEKPLARTDADATDLVSRAREAGRHLYPAHVVRFFPAYVRLHEAVTTGLLGDLAVLRFVRSGAFPIRTAWFADRALSGGIVMDQMIHDLDIARWVAGPVTTVSAVGVRAGTETEPVEAAHVLLTHESGAISHVAGIWGPQHLAFSTEYSVTGTRGSLAHRSLDEQDYVADLAVPDAADGFLPEVDPADDPYGLELAEFLGAFAGGAAPRVTAADGAEAVRIANAALESMDTGQPVHLATGARA comes from the coding sequence ATGCCCCCGACCCCGCCACGGACCGGCCTCGTCGGCGCCGGCGGCATCGCACACGCGCACATGCCGGGCCTGCTCCGTCTCGGCCCGGTCGTCGTGTACGCACAGGACAGCGCCGAGGACCTGGCCGCCGCGTTCGGTCCGGCCGCAGCCGCCGCGGGTTCCTCGATCATTGTCGTCGACTCGCTCGACGACCTGTTCGCCGCCGTCGACGTCGTGGACGTGGTGACGCCGACCTTCGCCCACGCCGAGGTCGTGCGCGCCGCACTCGCCGCCGGCAAGGACGTCGTGTCCGAGAAGCCGCTCGCCCGGACCGACGCCGACGCCACGGACCTGGTGTCCCGTGCCCGCGAGGCGGGCCGACACCTCTACCCGGCTCACGTGGTGCGCTTCTTCCCCGCGTACGTGCGCCTGCACGAAGCCGTCACCACGGGCCTCCTGGGCGACCTGGCCGTCCTGCGGTTCGTCCGCTCCGGCGCGTTCCCGATCCGCACCGCGTGGTTCGCCGACCGGGCACTGTCCGGCGGCATCGTGATGGACCAGATGATCCACGACCTCGACATCGCCCGCTGGGTCGCCGGACCGGTCACCACGGTGTCGGCGGTCGGCGTCCGCGCCGGCACCGAAACCGAGCCGGTGGAGGCGGCGCACGTCCTGCTCACGCACGAGTCCGGGGCGATCAGCCACGTCGCCGGGATCTGGGGGCCGCAGCACCTCGCGTTCTCGACCGAGTACTCGGTGACGGGCACGCGCGGCAGCCTGGCGCACCGGTCGCTCGACGAACAGGACTACGTCGCCGACCTCGCGGTGCCCGACGCTGCGGACGGCTTCCTGCCCGAGGTCGACCCAGCCGACGACCCGTACGGACTCGAGCTCGCCGAGTTCCTCGGGGCGTTCGCCGGCGGTGCCGCACCCCGGGTGACCGCGGCGGACGGCGCCGAGGCGGTCCGGATCGCGAACGCGGCACTCGAGTCGATGGACACCGGACAGCCGGTGCACCTGGCGACGGGGGCCCGCGCATGA
- a CDS encoding Fic family protein, which produces MSTSTWPALEYEQLDWERRDADHGPRAARRSTVREQYLAAVPPHISTAALRLSDEVATLVDEASTALVRFDGELGGEVAPFSSLLLRSEAAASSQIEHLTASARQVFAAEIGAPGKRNATAIVSNTRAMRTAIELSDELTADTVLAMHAVLMDGDPHHDAGAFRQEPVWIGTDGRSPVGADYVAPAWRRVPALIDDVMAFARRLDLPRLAQVAVAHAQFETVHPFTDGNGRTGRALLQAMLRSNELTRNVTVPVSAGLLTDTDGYVEALTAYRRGAVEPIIRRVAEASFTAIGNATELVDDIQRIRQGWRDRVDARSDSGVWAALDVVARQPVLNATVLASQMGIEPRNAYPHLQKLVGAGILVSKNEYQHGVLYRNDEVLAALDAFARRAGRRG; this is translated from the coding sequence GTGTCCACGAGCACCTGGCCCGCGCTGGAGTACGAGCAACTCGACTGGGAGCGGCGTGATGCCGACCACGGTCCTCGTGCCGCTCGACGCAGCACGGTGCGCGAACAGTACCTCGCCGCCGTGCCGCCGCACATCTCCACGGCCGCCCTCCGGCTGAGCGACGAGGTGGCGACGCTGGTCGACGAGGCTTCGACGGCGCTCGTGCGCTTCGACGGCGAACTCGGTGGCGAGGTGGCACCGTTCTCGTCCCTCCTGCTGCGGTCCGAAGCCGCGGCGTCCTCGCAGATCGAGCACCTGACGGCCAGCGCCCGACAGGTCTTCGCTGCCGAGATCGGTGCTCCGGGCAAACGCAACGCCACGGCGATCGTCTCCAACACCCGAGCCATGCGCACCGCGATCGAGTTGTCCGATGAGTTGACCGCGGACACCGTGCTCGCGATGCACGCGGTGCTGATGGACGGTGATCCCCACCACGACGCCGGAGCGTTCCGGCAGGAGCCCGTCTGGATCGGCACGGACGGACGTTCCCCGGTCGGTGCCGACTACGTCGCTCCGGCCTGGCGGCGTGTCCCGGCGCTGATCGACGACGTGATGGCGTTCGCGCGGCGCCTCGACCTGCCGCGGTTGGCGCAGGTCGCGGTGGCGCATGCTCAGTTCGAGACGGTCCACCCGTTCACCGACGGGAACGGTCGCACGGGGCGTGCCCTGCTGCAGGCGATGCTGCGCTCGAACGAGCTGACCCGGAACGTGACGGTTCCCGTGTCGGCAGGTCTCCTGACCGACACGGACGGCTACGTCGAGGCGCTGACGGCGTACCGCCGCGGTGCCGTCGAGCCGATCATCCGACGGGTGGCGGAAGCGTCGTTCACCGCCATCGGCAACGCCACGGAGCTGGTCGACGACATCCAGCGGATCCGTCAGGGCTGGCGCGACCGCGTCGATGCTCGGAGCGATTCGGGCGTCTGGGCCGCACTCGACGTCGTCGCGCGGCAGCCGGTGCTGAACGCGACGGTGCTCGCTTCCCAGATGGGGATCGAACCGCGGAACGCGTACCCGCACCTCCAGAAACTCGTCGGAGCAGGGATCCTGGTGTCGAAGAACGAGTACCAGCACGGGGTCCTGTACCGCAACGACGAGGTCCTGGCAGCGCTCGACGCCTTCGCCAGGCGGGCCGGGCGTCGCGGCTGA